A section of the Phaseolus vulgaris cultivar G19833 chromosome 8, P. vulgaris v2.0, whole genome shotgun sequence genome encodes:
- the LOC137826835 gene encoding cytochrome c oxidase subunit 6b-1-like codes for MAETTADKSQSLAEQYHVSDKQEKAAVVEKPVEVKEVEIPKEAASVEAVVEKIVEEKTPVAPAIAQESSEVSPPPAEETTEEQSSGNVEDNSGNEDAAEETPEIKLETAPADFRFPTTNQTRHCFTRYIEYHRCVAAKGEDASECDKFAKYYRSLCPGEWIDRWNEQRENGTFPGRL; via the exons ATGGCGGAAACTACTGCCGACAAATCTCAATCTCTCGCCGAG CAATATCATGTGAGTGACAAGCAGGAGAAAGCAGCTGTAGTTGAAAAGCCTGTTGAAGTCAAAGAAGTTGAAATCCCAAAGGAGGCTGCTTCTGTGGAAGCTGTTGTTGAGAAAATTGTGGAAGAAAAAACTCCTGTTGCCCCTGCAATTGCTCAGGAGAGTAGTGAAGTAAGCCCTCCTCCTGCTGAAGAAACCACTGAAGAGCAAAGTAGTGGAAATGTTGAAGATAACTCTGGCAATGAAGATGCCGCTGAAGAGACCCCTGAAATCAAG CTTGAAACTGCTCCAGCAGATTTCCGTTTTCCAACTACAAATCAAACCAGGCATTGCTTTACCCGATACATTGAATATCATCG ATGTGTAGCTGCAAAGGGTGAAGATGCATCAGAATGTGACAAGTTTGCTAAGTATTATCGTTCTCTTTGCCCTGGTGAATGG ATTGACAGATGGAATGAACAAAGGGAGAATGGAACATTCCCAGGTCGGCTGTAG